The following are encoded together in the Candidatus Omnitrophota bacterium genome:
- a CDS encoding MarC family protein, translating to MENILLAFIPIFVAVDAIGLLPIFVGLTQELERKERISIIVQSLITAGCLAIGFILVGRAVFKFLGITIGDFMVAGGAILFCLAVIDLVLPNKPQRIPPKELGVVPLGTPLIVGPAVLTTSLIMIGEHGLYATFISILANLVLVGLFFMTSGFLIKVLGEAGSRALSKVTSLLLAAIAVMMIRKGVMHILTLQ from the coding sequence ATGGAAAACATTCTTTTGGCGTTTATTCCCATTTTTGTCGCGGTTGATGCGATCGGGCTTTTACCGATCTTTGTCGGGCTGACCCAGGAATTAGAGCGCAAAGAAAGAATTTCTATCATTGTTCAATCGCTGATAACGGCCGGTTGCTTAGCCATTGGTTTTATTTTGGTTGGCAGGGCAGTTTTTAAGTTTTTAGGAATTACCATCGGGGATTTTATGGTGGCGGGCGGTGCTATTCTTTTTTGTTTGGCCGTCATTGACTTAGTTCTGCCTAATAAGCCTCAAAGAATTCCACCGAAAGAATTGGGCGTTGTTCCTTTGGGAACGCCTTTAATCGTTGGTCCGGCGGTTTTAACAACTTCGCTTATTATGATCGGCGAACACGGATTATACGCGACGTTTATTTCTATCCTTGCTAATCTTGTCTTGGTTGGCTTATTTTTTATGACATCGGGTTTTCTTATAAAAGTTTTAGGCGAAGCGGGGTCGCGTGCTTTATCCAAGGTGACCAGTCTTCTTTTGGCCGCCATCGCCGTTATGATGATCCGCAAAGGCGTTATGCATATCTTAACTTTACAATAG
- a CDS encoding VIT1/CCC1 transporter family protein, whose translation MDKKILDAVLKAQRNEITEYHIYAGLAKQITDTHNREILEKIAKDEKEHCQFWKTLSGRDIEPDRIMVFWYIFLSKIFGLSFALKLMEKGEILSADAYQQLKNHFPQTSALVIDEQKHEKELLSILKEERVEYAGSVVLGLNDALVELTGALTGLTFALQNGKIIAVTGLITGIAASMSMAASGYLSSKEEADQNEEKSPLKSAFYTGVAYLVTVFLLIVPYFVFSNLYVALASMLSMSILIIFGYTFYITTAKGLKFWRRFIEMAAISLSVAFISFGVGTILKKLIGIEI comes from the coding sequence ATGGATAAAAAGATCCTTGATGCTGTCTTAAAAGCGCAACGTAACGAGATCACGGAATACCACATCTATGCCGGCTTAGCCAAGCAAATCACCGATACGCATAATCGAGAGATCTTAGAGAAGATTGCCAAAGATGAAAAAGAGCATTGCCAGTTTTGGAAAACATTATCCGGACGGGATATTGAACCTGACCGCATAATGGTTTTTTGGTATATATTTCTTTCGAAGATCTTTGGCTTATCTTTTGCTTTAAAGCTGATGGAAAAAGGAGAGATCCTTTCTGCTGATGCCTATCAGCAGTTGAAAAATCATTTTCCGCAAACTAGCGCTTTAGTCATTGATGAACAAAAGCACGAAAAAGAACTTTTGTCTATTTTGAAAGAAGAGCGGGTTGAATATGCCGGTTCTGTTGTTTTAGGATTGAATGATGCCTTGGTGGAATTGACCGGGGCTTTAACGGGGCTTACTTTTGCTTTACAAAACGGGAAGATCATCGCCGTGACCGGGCTTATCACCGGTATTGCTGCTTCTATGTCTATGGCCGCGTCGGGATATCTGTCGTCCAAAGAAGAAGCGGATCAAAATGAAGAAAAAAGCCCTTTAAAATCAGCCTTTTATACCGGCGTTGCGTATCTCGTTACTGTTTTTCTTTTGATCGTGCCATATTTCGTTTTTTCGAATCTTTATGTGGCCTTAGCAAGTATGTTGAGTATGAGCATTCTCATTATTTTTGGATACACATTTTATATTACGACAGCTAAGGGTTTAAAATTTTGGCGCCGGTTTATTGAAATGGCCGCCATTTCTTTGTCGGTTGCTTTTATCAGCTTTGGTGTTGGGACGATCCTCAAAAAACTCATTGGAATCGAAATATAA
- a CDS encoding MauE/DoxX family redox-associated membrane protein gives MLALARIFIGCVLIVSGFEKLISPIENFLYVVQSYEIGNPIFNDVASQAVPWIELFTGVFLVLGLWIHFSLRLAWFLFLGFILMVMQAIWRGLPLDECGCFGSIVSISPALIIVLDTTTLVVLTLLKISPEKTSQFGLDRYFQKKTK, from the coding sequence ATGTTAGCGCTAGCAAGAATTTTTATTGGATGCGTTTTGATCGTTTCGGGATTTGAGAAGCTCATAAGCCCGATCGAAAACTTTCTTTATGTCGTTCAAAGTTATGAGATCGGTAATCCTATTTTTAATGATGTGGCCTCTCAAGCTGTTCCCTGGATAGAACTTTTTACCGGCGTTTTTCTTGTCCTGGGGCTTTGGATCCATTTTTCATTACGCTTAGCGTGGTTTTTATTTCTCGGATTTATCCTGATGGTCATGCAAGCGATTTGGCGCGGCTTACCCTTAGATGAATGCGGATGTTTTGGCAGTATCGTTTCAATTTCTCCTGCTTTAATCATCGTTTTAGATACGACAACATTAGTTGTTTTAACTCTCCTGAAGATTTCTCCGGAAAAAACTTCTCAATTTGGCCTAGATCGGTATTTTCAAAAGAAAACAAAATAA
- a CDS encoding ZIP family metal transporter has translation MNPSISALISVSLVSIISLAGAFTLSLNKEFLRKILLFLVSFAVGALFGDAFIHLLPEAFEELGLSLQTSLLVISGILIFFVLEKFLRWRHCHILESSHEHVHPMATLSLIGDAVHNLMDGMIIGASYLASPAIGVATTLAVILHEIPQEIGDFGILVHSGLTVRKALFFNFLSALTAFVGLGISLFIGPHITGYASYIVPVTAGGFLYIAGSDLIPELHHDVKASISLGQFVCIILGVGLMALLVLME, from the coding sequence ATGAATCCTTCCATTTCTGCCTTGATCAGCGTCAGCTTGGTGAGCATTATTTCTTTAGCCGGGGCTTTTACGCTTTCTCTTAATAAAGAGTTTTTGCGCAAAATCCTTCTTTTCTTGGTAAGTTTTGCTGTCGGAGCATTATTCGGAGATGCCTTTATTCATCTTCTGCCGGAAGCGTTTGAAGAATTAGGGCTTAGCCTGCAAACATCACTTCTGGTCATTAGCGGTATTTTAATATTTTTTGTTCTGGAGAAATTTTTACGATGGCGGCATTGCCATATTTTAGAATCATCGCATGAACACGTTCACCCGATGGCAACTTTAAGTTTGATCGGTGATGCGGTTCACAATCTCATGGATGGAATGATCATTGGCGCAAGTTATTTGGCGAGCCCCGCTATCGGTGTCGCGACGACCTTGGCTGTTATCTTGCATGAAATTCCTCAAGAAATAGGTGATTTTGGTATTCTTGTCCATAGCGGCTTGACAGTTCGCAAGGCACTTTTCTTTAACTTCCTTTCGGCTTTAACTGCTTTTGTTGGGCTTGGAATATCGCTTTTTATCGGGCCGCATATTACCGGTTACGCTTCCTATATTGTCCCGGTGACAGCGGGAGGTTTTTTGTATATCGCCGGCTCTGACCTTATCCCGGAACTTCATCATGATGTGAAGGCTTCTATTTCTTTGGGGCAGTTTGTCTGTATTATTTTGGGCGTAGGATTGATGGCGCTGCTGGTTTTGATGGAATAG
- a CDS encoding TerC family protein: MSAQAWWWTIFIVFVLGMLILDVLVFNRRSHEVKLKEALLWSAFWVGLALLFNLAILIWKGQKPALEFLTGYLIEQSLSVDNLFVFIMIFSYFRVPKEYQHKILFWGILGAQVMRAIFIFAGVALIHKFEWIIYIFGLFLVLAGIRMGVHKDEEIHPERNPVLKLFRRFMPVTTNYEQDRFFIKKDNKTWATPLFITLLMVETTDVVFAVDSIPAVLAITLDPFIVYTSNIFAILGLRALYFALAGIMPLFHYLHYGLSVILVFVGLKMIASHFIKISTGISLGFVVGILIISVVASLLKTKSEKK, from the coding sequence ATGTCAGCGCAGGCATGGTGGTGGACCATATTTATCGTTTTCGTTTTAGGGATGCTTATTTTAGACGTCCTTGTCTTTAACCGCCGCTCGCATGAAGTTAAGCTAAAGGAAGCTTTGCTGTGGAGCGCGTTTTGGGTTGGGCTAGCGCTGCTTTTTAATTTAGCCATTTTGATATGGAAGGGGCAAAAACCGGCTTTAGAGTTCTTGACCGGATATCTCATTGAGCAGTCTCTAAGTGTTGATAATTTATTTGTTTTTATCATGATCTTTTCGTATTTTCGTGTTCCCAAGGAATATCAGCATAAAATCTTATTTTGGGGAATTTTAGGCGCGCAGGTCATGCGCGCTATATTTATTTTCGCGGGCGTCGCTTTAATTCATAAATTTGAATGGATCATTTATATTTTTGGTTTATTCTTGGTTTTAGCCGGTATTCGCATGGGGGTTCATAAAGATGAGGAAATCCATCCCGAACGAAATCCCGTTTTAAAACTATTTCGGCGCTTTATGCCGGTGACGACAAATTACGAACAAGATAGGTTTTTTATCAAAAAAGATAATAAGACCTGGGCAACGCCTTTATTCATTACGCTTCTGATGGTAGAAACAACCGATGTTGTTTTTGCCGTTGATTCTATTCCTGCCGTTTTAGCGATCACCCTTGATCCCTTCATCGTTTACACCTCGAACATTTTTGCCATCTTAGGATTGCGCGCGCTTTATTTTGCTTTGGCTGGCATTATGCCGCTTTTCCATTATTTGCATTACGGGCTTTCGGTTATTTTAGTTTTTGTCGGGCTTAAGATGATCGCCAGTCATTTTATCAAGATATCCACGGGAATTTCTTTAGGATTTGTGGTTGGCATACTGATCATTTCTGTAGTAGCCTCACTTCTCAAGACGAAATCAGAGAAAAAATAG
- a CDS encoding C25 family cysteine peptidase, giving the protein MSHLKKLHIAFFLLLVALSPATNAVASPLEPGIVHLLSASDIISPDPGVSIDYLVISANAFAGSPALSTHLDHRASVQGGHYSVGVAYLVDIYAAYSGATSQEKIKAFIQHAYDSWRESADPSLKYVLLVGDADRGFSSQTWFLPTWRSEAGQWDGIPTSDHDYACLSGEDFSPEIAIGRFPIKTEVELETVVNKTINFETNPPQDENNWATRHLTIIGSVSTDSEWPTMIQHHKEAKYFKYGAPGYSYNQNTIVNYLNAQGALFVTYKGHSMQEYWDNPDVAATAIAGLTNMDRQPAFVIALASNSACVDNPYPGHASIDCVGEAFLKNPNGGAVSYFGATREPWASGTWPYEPLILNEIYTNGVNIIGDAIRNAKINYVTPTRQDSDGYHRKIFNFLGDPALNIAAYRQQYSTKPEFSLFTLVDNTNPQPGDQVTFTAYVENKGFQVVQDLLVQVYSTYGAGETLLGEYTIPNLSAQEIATIRGSFSWPNYGNLGMKVLIDPNNTIQELDEFHNSIGIRTRYNGYYAIHVDASAPAGGDGTLAHPFNTLEPAIAWFNETPDPYEYLGEIHVHPGVYQGYPLNHNAYWLYMKGLGNPGEVILTSSLMNSSPLISDVVAEKKKLVVENISFVGNSGTEDLNLNYGIFKNNIFYNWRSIKSANAYFDHNLFYDNGTAMEGADLVLPGSVHLVNNTMANNEHLLTLNNSSVSLKNNIAWDNGAMEEVAPDTFHIFRANYNDSDDPAILNAGTNNISADPLFINSFGQDYRLQSESPCINSGDPNSLLDPDSSIADLGSCPFDLSVLQPPVVSVSANPNPVQEGILVTLQGSGSDPDGGNVFFHWDGPAGIDIADPDSAITTFTAPQVEVDTAYNFTLTVTDNEGETASQAVNVLVQNVEEVSVPPQAVAQAVPDTIMEGQTALLNGSASSDDENIVLYHWQAPEGIDLIDPTGPYATFLAPSVNKDVGYEFILTVTDNDGLTDSDMVVVHVQNSTQNPQAVIEISPNPAKPGDLIKLDGSKSNDKDGRVVSYRWSLDDNSALNVMRVKDGDKPIASFEISKNDRNKKYQFSLMVTDNDGLTDVESVTLAIENPAFVAPVAIVVATPNPIDEKQSGVLDGSDSFDLDGTIVRYQWSVQEGLSLILDPLNPSRAQFLAPEVQKDANYTATLKVTDNDGMSAQASVVIAVKNVQESLPPQPPVAAIVATPNPANEETTVLLDGSSSSDPDGNIVRYAWTSLGGVSLIRDPLDQARVQFVAPKVDKDSGYTFSLKVIDNDGLSSTANVVVTIKDVYMPPPSQPPVAYNQNLSTQENVALNITLTGYDPEGGYLQYSVLTQPTHGVLSGTAPNLAYAPSFAFVGTDSFTFNVHDGELGSNTATVMITVNHVIPIVEDDDEGGTVRLIQEISVPELNIAQASGYSTPSTFITDIRVQSGTYGSAPGDDVGSQVVNSDEISLVESYQPKQDSLEIEEGESVEFSVDVTEIEMVESLLAKKMEAENNKAELIDRGKLPQKEFSSDRKPVIQWFLDGQPVMDADGKGWTYSSAYGDVGSHSVKAQVSYQALEMSDAVSWDIVVTPADHLGPKILGLNSLHKDGSIQLRAVIDDTSSGASPITGGKVEIFTLKGYVAAGKLIAQDGVFDQIQENVLYNYKLTKQDTNNLMFRLVVWDKLGNKTSLDFNVTPPPLAQENSEKQNKS; this is encoded by the coding sequence ATGAGTCATCTTAAGAAACTACATATAGCCTTTTTTTTGTTGCTGGTTGCTTTAAGTCCGGCAACAAACGCTGTGGCTTCTCCTCTGGAGCCGGGCATTGTCCATTTGCTTAGCGCGAGTGATATCATCAGTCCGGATCCCGGAGTTTCCATTGATTATTTAGTTATTTCTGCCAACGCCTTTGCAGGCTCTCCGGCGCTTTCTACTCATCTTGATCATCGTGCGTCTGTCCAGGGTGGACACTATTCTGTTGGTGTTGCTTATCTTGTCGATATTTACGCGGCTTATTCCGGGGCGACGTCGCAGGAAAAGATCAAGGCGTTCATTCAGCATGCTTATGATAGTTGGCGCGAAAGTGCTGACCCGTCTCTTAAATATGTGCTTTTAGTTGGTGACGCGGATAGAGGATTTAGCAGTCAAACGTGGTTTTTACCAACCTGGAGAAGCGAAGCTGGCCAGTGGGATGGTATTCCGACCAGCGATCACGATTACGCGTGTTTGTCCGGCGAAGATTTTTCGCCCGAAATTGCGATCGGCCGGTTCCCTATAAAAACAGAAGTTGAGCTTGAAACAGTAGTGAATAAAACTATTAACTTCGAAACTAATCCGCCGCAAGATGAAAATAATTGGGCAACTCGCCATCTTACGATCATCGGCAGCGTCAGCACAGATTCTGAATGGCCGACGATGATCCAGCATCACAAAGAGGCTAAATATTTTAAATATGGAGCTCCTGGCTACAGCTATAACCAAAATACGATCGTGAATTATTTAAATGCACAGGGTGCTTTGTTTGTAACGTACAAAGGGCACTCGATGCAAGAGTATTGGGATAATCCTGATGTGGCGGCAACGGCAATTGCCGGCTTGACGAATATGGATCGTCAGCCAGCATTTGTTATTGCTTTGGCAAGCAACTCGGCGTGCGTTGACAATCCGTATCCGGGGCATGCTTCTATTGATTGCGTCGGGGAGGCGTTCTTAAAGAATCCAAATGGCGGCGCGGTTTCTTATTTTGGCGCAACCCGTGAACCATGGGCATCCGGCACTTGGCCGTATGAGCCGCTGATCCTCAATGAAATATATACCAATGGCGTAAACATTATCGGCGATGCGATCAGAAATGCAAAAATTAATTATGTAACTCCGACACGGCAAGACAGCGACGGTTACCATCGCAAGATCTTTAATTTTTTGGGAGACCCGGCTTTAAATATTGCAGCTTATCGGCAGCAATATTCCACAAAGCCGGAGTTTTCTTTGTTTACCTTGGTTGATAACACTAATCCTCAGCCCGGCGATCAGGTTACTTTTACTGCTTATGTTGAAAACAAGGGTTTTCAGGTAGTCCAGGATTTACTTGTTCAGGTCTATAGCACATATGGAGCAGGAGAAACTCTTCTCGGAGAATATACGATCCCCAATTTATCGGCTCAAGAAATAGCAACTATTCGCGGTAGTTTTTCTTGGCCAAATTATGGAAATCTGGGGATGAAGGTTTTGATAGATCCCAATAATACAATTCAAGAGCTGGATGAGTTTCACAATTCAATTGGTATCAGGACGCGTTACAACGGTTACTATGCTATCCATGTCGATGCTAGTGCTCCGGCCGGCGGCGACGGCACACTAGCACATCCTTTCAATACGCTAGAACCGGCCATTGCATGGTTTAATGAGACCCCCGACCCTTATGAATATTTAGGAGAAATTCATGTGCATCCTGGTGTTTATCAGGGCTATCCGCTTAATCATAATGCCTATTGGCTGTACATGAAAGGCCTTGGGAATCCGGGAGAAGTTATATTGACATCGTCTTTGATGAATAGTTCTCCTCTTATTTCAGATGTCGTGGCAGAAAAGAAAAAATTAGTTGTGGAAAATATCAGTTTTGTTGGCAATTCTGGAACTGAGGATTTAAATTTAAATTATGGGATATTCAAAAATAACATTTTCTACAATTGGCGATCTATTAAATCGGCTAACGCTTATTTCGACCACAATCTTTTCTACGATAATGGGACGGCCATGGAGGGAGCTGATCTCGTGCTTCCCGGGAGCGTCCACCTTGTTAACAACACGATGGCGAATAATGAGCATTTACTAACTCTTAACAACAGCAGTGTTTCATTAAAGAACAATATTGCTTGGGATAACGGCGCAATGGAAGAAGTTGCTCCAGATACATTCCATATCTTCCGCGCTAACTACAATGATTCCGATGATCCTGCTATTCTCAATGCGGGTACAAATAATATTTCCGCTGATCCTCTTTTCATCAATTCTTTTGGGCAAGATTATCGGCTTCAGTCGGAGTCTCCCTGTATCAATTCCGGAGATCCTAATAGTCTACTCGATCCTGATAGCAGTATTGCTGATTTAGGAAGTTGTCCTTTTGATTTGAGCGTGCTCCAGCCGCCGGTTGTCAGTGTTTCCGCAAACCCCAATCCTGTCCAAGAAGGTATTCTAGTTACTTTACAGGGATCTGGTTCTGACCCTGACGGCGGAAATGTATTTTTCCATTGGGATGGACCGGCGGGAATTGATATCGCCGATCCCGATAGCGCGATCACTACATTTACCGCTCCGCAAGTAGAAGTTGATACTGCTTATAACTTTACACTAACCGTTACGGATAATGAAGGCGAAACGGCTTCTCAGGCCGTGAATGTTCTTGTTCAAAATGTGGAAGAGGTGTCTGTTCCGCCGCAGGCTGTTGCTCAAGCGGTTCCCGATACTATTATGGAAGGGCAAACGGCTTTGCTTAATGGATCGGCAAGTTCGGATGATGAAAATATTGTTTTGTACCATTGGCAGGCGCCGGAAGGAATTGATCTTATTGACCCGACGGGTCCTTACGCGACATTCCTTGCGCCTTCGGTGAATAAAGATGTTGGCTATGAATTTATTCTTACGGTTACGGATAATGACGGCCTAACAGATTCTGATATGGTTGTTGTTCATGTCCAGAATTCCACGCAAAATCCGCAAGCCGTTATTGAGATATCGCCTAATCCGGCTAAACCCGGAGATCTGATCAAGCTGGACGGCTCCAAGAGCAATGATAAAGACGGGCGTGTTGTTTCGTACCGTTGGTCACTTGATGATAATTCGGCCCTTAATGTCATGAGGGTCAAAGATGGGGATAAGCCTATTGCAAGCTTTGAGATCTCTAAAAACGATCGAAATAAGAAATATCAATTTTCATTGATGGTTACGGATAATGATGGATTAACAGATGTCGAAAGCGTTACATTAGCTATTGAAAACCCCGCTTTCGTTGCGCCTGTTGCTATTGTCGTTGCAACACCTAATCCTATTGATGAAAAACAATCCGGAGTTTTGGACGGATCGGACAGCTTTGATTTAGATGGAACAATTGTTCGATATCAATGGTCGGTCCAAGAAGGCCTTTCTCTTATACTTGATCCGCTTAATCCCAGCCGCGCGCAATTTTTGGCTCCCGAAGTTCAGAAAGATGCCAATTATACTGCCACGTTAAAAGTAACGGATAACGATGGAATGAGCGCGCAGGCGAGTGTTGTTATCGCGGTAAAAAATGTGCAAGAATCTCTTCCTCCTCAACCGCCTGTTGCGGCCATTGTTGCGACGCCTAATCCGGCTAATGAAGAAACAACCGTTTTACTAGACGGTTCTTCTAGTAGTGATCCGGATGGCAACATCGTTCGCTACGCCTGGACATCTTTGGGCGGAGTTTCGCTCATTCGTGACCCGCTCGACCAAGCGCGTGTGCAATTCGTTGCTCCAAAAGTTGATAAAGATAGCGGCTACACGTTCAGCCTAAAAGTCATTGATAATGACGGATTAAGTTCTACGGCTAATGTTGTTGTGACGATCAAAGATGTTTATATGCCTCCGCCATCTCAACCGCCGGTTGCCTATAACCAAAATCTTTCCACTCAGGAAAATGTTGCATTGAACATTACCTTAACTGGTTATGATCCTGAGGGAGGTTATTTGCAATACTCTGTTTTAACCCAGCCGACTCACGGTGTTTTAAGCGGGACAGCCCCTAACTTAGCATATGCTCCTTCTTTTGCTTTTGTCGGAACGGATAGTTTCACATTTAACGTTCATGACGGAGAATTAGGCAGTAATACGGCAACTGTTATGATAACGGTGAATCATGTTATCCCGATTGTCGAAGATGATGACGAGGGCGGAACTGTTCGCCTTATTCAAGAAATTTCTGTTCCCGAATTAAACATAGCTCAGGCATCGGGTTATTCGACGCCGAGCACTTTCATTACGGATATCCGTGTTCAATCAGGCACATATGGTTCGGCGCCCGGTGATGATGTTGGAAGTCAGGTTGTTAATAGCGATGAGATCAGCCTTGTTGAAAGCTATCAGCCCAAACAGGATTCTCTTGAGATCGAAGAAGGGGAAAGCGTAGAATTTTCTGTTGATGTCACTGAGATCGAGATGGTGGAATCATTGTTAGCAAAAAAGATGGAAGCCGAGAATAATAAAGCTGAACTGATCGACAGGGGAAAATTACCACAAAAAGAATTTTCATCTGACAGAAAACCGGTTATCCAGTGGTTTCTGGATGGACAGCCGGTGATGGATGCTGATGGGAAAGGCTGGACTTACAGTTCGGCTTATGGTGATGTCGGTTCGCATAGTGTTAAGGCGCAAGTATCTTATCAAGCGCTTGAAATGAGTGATGCGGTGTCCTGGGACATTGTTGTTACGCCGGCTGATCATCTTGGTCCCAAAATATTGGGGCTGAATTCTTTGCATAAAGACGGATCGATTCAGTTAAGGGCCGTTATTGATGACACATCATCCGGCGCTTCTCCTATCACGGGAGGGAAAGTCGAGATCTTTACTTTAAAAGGATATGTTGCCGCGGGCAAATTAATTGCGCAGGATGGTGTTTTTGATCAAATCCAGGAAAACGTTCTTTATAATTATAAGTTAACGAAGCAGGATACGAATAATTTGATGTTTCGCCTTGTTGTTTGGGATAAGCTTGGTAATAAGACGAGCCTTGATTTTAATGTCACGCCTCCTCCTCTTGCGCAGGAAAATAGCGAGAAACAAAACAAATCCTGA
- a CDS encoding thioredoxin domain-containing protein produces MKKTKISKITATIIVMIACVISVHAAKFILKSLRSHLPNYSILARAKGNPKAPIKIIEYLDFQCPACAKGAIALKEYLKKYPSQIYLEVKHYPISQIHKYALKSASYAECSAKQGKFWEFHDFLVKEQSRWERLLNVDAIFREKAHALGLDLKKLDACVESEETKAGILKEKEQGKALGIKSTPTYFINGKMVVGMISLKQALDRHFAEQKTGKP; encoded by the coding sequence ATGAAAAAAACTAAGATCTCAAAAATCACAGCGACGATTATTGTTATGATTGCCTGCGTTATTTCTGTGCATGCAGCCAAATTTATTTTGAAGTCTTTGCGTTCCCATCTGCCCAATTATTCCATTTTAGCCCGCGCAAAAGGTAATCCTAAAGCGCCTATTAAGATCATTGAGTATCTTGATTTCCAATGTCCCGCTTGCGCTAAAGGCGCCATCGCTTTAAAAGAATATCTCAAGAAATATCCGTCACAGATCTATTTAGAAGTAAAGCATTATCCTATCAGCCAGATCCACAAGTATGCGCTCAAAAGTGCTTCGTATGCCGAATGTAGCGCTAAACAAGGAAAATTTTGGGAGTTTCACGATTTTCTGGTCAAGGAGCAATCGCGTTGGGAACGTTTACTGAATGTTGACGCGATCTTTCGCGAAAAGGCTCATGCTCTAGGGCTTGATCTAAAGAAATTGGATGCCTGTGTTGAGAGCGAGGAAACAAAGGCCGGGATCCTCAAAGAAAAAGAGCAGGGAAAAGCCTTAGGGATCAAATCAACCCCGACATATTTTATTAATGGAAAAATGGTCGTGGGGATGATCTCTCTCAAGCAAGCCCTTGATCGCCATTTTGCCGAACAAAAAACAGGAAAGCCATAA
- a CDS encoding transporter, translated as MNIKTLRMIIFSGFILLSCCGLLFAQQDNSSSQDLSEWYPPSAGPITAWTAPVSEKNQLLAQTFFYYTHTRGTFDAEGNSDSLPEGDRKYQYQQQLFLQYGLTDRLEISGQMAYLENFIEQSGEEAHAEGFGDTYLYSRYCFLDETKIFPQVTGIFQLKLPSGPYQKLEAEKLETDSFGTGSYEHGYGFVLTKRFKPFIFHADAIYSFPLVTKVDEVKTQYGNSLAYDIGVEYFLPKGFNLLFELNGYTQGDTKQDGDKIPANDSSYVLAVPGIGWSNDSIQTLLAYQRTIFGENTDANDSIVMTIIYNF; from the coding sequence GTGAATATAAAAACTCTACGGATGATCATCTTTTCTGGTTTTATTTTATTGAGTTGCTGCGGTTTACTTTTCGCGCAACAGGATAACAGCAGCTCGCAGGACTTAAGCGAATGGTATCCGCCGTCGGCAGGTCCAATTACGGCTTGGACAGCACCTGTTAGCGAGAAAAATCAATTATTAGCTCAAACATTTTTTTATTATACACACACCCGCGGCACTTTTGACGCGGAGGGGAATTCAGATTCGCTTCCCGAAGGCGATCGGAAGTATCAATATCAGCAGCAACTATTCCTCCAGTATGGGCTTACGGATCGCCTAGAGATCAGCGGTCAAATGGCTTACCTGGAAAATTTTATTGAACAAAGCGGCGAGGAAGCTCATGCGGAAGGTTTTGGCGATACCTACCTATATTCTCGATATTGTTTTCTAGATGAAACAAAAATTTTTCCGCAGGTCACGGGGATATTCCAGCTTAAATTGCCGAGCGGGCCATATCAAAAACTTGAGGCCGAAAAGTTGGAAACGGATTCCTTCGGGACTGGTTCTTATGAACACGGCTATGGCTTTGTTTTAACCAAGCGTTTCAAACCGTTCATTTTTCACGCGGATGCGATCTATTCCTTTCCCTTGGTAACCAAAGTTGATGAAGTTAAAACGCAATATGGAAATTCTTTAGCTTACGATATCGGTGTTGAATATTTTCTACCAAAAGGATTTAATCTTTTATTTGAATTAAACGGTTATACGCAAGGGGACACCAAACAAGACGGAGACAAAATTCCCGCGAATGATTCCAGTTATGTCTTAGCCGTTCCCGGAATTGGCTGGTCGAATGATAGCATCCAAACTCTTTTGGCGTATCAGCGGACGATCTTTGGTGAAAATACGGATGCCAATGACTCAATTGTTATGACGATCATTTATAATTTTTAA